The genomic stretch TCCGCCTGAGGGCGCTGACCGACGGCAACATCAACGTCTTCGGGCCCGGCTCAACTATCACGTTCAACGACGCGGCAAAACTCCCCCTCCCCGACACCCTCGTCACCGCCGTGCCGGATCTCAGCAACACGGGTTTCGGCTCCGCGACGCTCACACTCACAAACCCGCGCTACACCTGCACGGAACCGGTCAGGGAGATCCTCAGCGCTGCCTGGGACCTCACCTACACCGGAGCGGGAACCCTGACCGAGTCCGTAGAGTACTCAAACGACGGGGGCCTCTCCTGGGTGCGGTTCGGGACCGTGACCGGTGAGGCCGCATCTCTCGATGTCCGGGCATTCCCGCCGGGCGAATACCTGATCCGGGTACGCGCCTCTGCGGACGACGTGCCCGATGCCGGACTGCTCTTCCCCCCCATCCGGGTCGGGGAGCAGCACACCACGTACATCCGCATCATGTAACGATATTCGGGTGCGTGGGTTTGCGCACCCCCAAAAAACAACGGACCCAGCGGGAATTGAACCCGCGTCCTTGGGTTCGAAGCCCAAAAGGATGTCCTCTACCCCATGGGTCCCCTCTTCGGTTTCTATCGTAAGTTATTAAGCGTTTTTATATCAGTACTCTATACAATGATCCTCTCATCCAGTGAGATCGATCGCCGGCGCGAGAACGGCGATCTCGTCATCGAGCCGTACCACCCTGAATCCCGGCAGCCCGCATCCTACGACCTCCGGGCGGCCGAAGAGACCATCCTTCCGCGCGGCGTATGCACCCTTGTCTCCTCGATCGAGCGGGTGGAACTCCCCGCCGACCTCGCCGCAACCCTCCGGTGCCGCTCCTCGCTCGCCCGTCGCGGCGTCCTCCTCGGCGGCGGGTTCGTCGACCCCGGG from Methanoculleus chikugoensis encodes the following:
- a CDS encoding dCTP deaminase encodes the protein MILSSSEIDRRRENGDLVIEPYHPESRQPASYDLRAAEETILPRGVCTLVSSIERVELPADLAATLRCRSSLARRGVLLGGGFVDPGFRGQLTLCLTNAGPEDICLAAGDRIVQMILQEVLNGDRLYQGRYQDSLGAVHTR